In Streptomyces seoulensis, the following are encoded in one genomic region:
- a CDS encoding helix-turn-helix domain-containing protein — protein MADRSPQGVGHGTDGDGIRTFPFPTELAVGGVGMQVGAMGEDRTWHADAPLDRVHRIDFHVVMLFTEGPVRHMIDFAEYEAGAGDVLWIRPGQVHRFSRTSRYRGTVLTMQPGFLPRSTVEATGLYRYDLPPLLHPDPAQRTALRDSLAQLGREYEDTATLPISLHTAVLRHSLTAFLLRLAHLAASSAEANRSQADTTFTLFRDAVERGFHSNHSVNAYADALGYSRRTLVRAVRAATGQTPKGFIDKRVVLEAKRLLAHTDMPIGRVGAAIGFPDAANFSKFFHLHTGFTPVGFRAELS, from the coding sequence ATGGCGGACAGATCGCCTCAAGGTGTGGGTCACGGCACGGACGGTGACGGGATCAGGACCTTCCCCTTCCCGACCGAGCTGGCCGTGGGCGGTGTCGGCATGCAGGTCGGCGCCATGGGTGAGGACCGCACCTGGCATGCGGATGCCCCGCTGGACCGGGTCCACCGCATCGACTTCCACGTGGTGATGCTGTTCACCGAGGGCCCGGTCCGGCACATGATCGACTTCGCCGAGTACGAGGCCGGCGCGGGGGACGTGCTCTGGATCCGCCCCGGCCAGGTGCACCGCTTCTCCCGCACCAGCCGGTACCGGGGCACCGTGCTGACCATGCAGCCCGGCTTCCTGCCCCGCTCCACCGTCGAGGCGACCGGGCTGTACCGCTACGACCTGCCGCCGCTGCTGCACCCCGACCCGGCCCAGCGCACCGCGCTGCGGGACTCCCTCGCCCAGCTCGGCCGCGAGTACGAGGACACCGCGACCCTGCCGATCAGCCTGCACACCGCCGTCCTGCGGCACAGCCTCACCGCGTTCCTGCTCCGCCTCGCCCACCTCGCGGCCAGCTCCGCCGAGGCCAACCGGAGCCAGGCGGACACCACCTTCACCCTGTTCCGGGACGCGGTGGAGCGCGGCTTCCACTCCAACCACAGCGTCAACGCCTATGCGGACGCGCTCGGTTACTCCCGTCGCACCCTCGTCCGCGCGGTCCGCGCCGCCACCGGCCAGACCCCCAAGGGCTTCATCGACAAACGCGTCGTCCTGGAGGCCAAACGCCTCCTCGCCCACACCGACATGCCCATCGGCCGCGTCGGCGCCGCCATCGGCTTCCCGGACGCGGCCAACTTCTCCAAGTTCTTCCACCTGCACACCGGATTCACCCCGGTCGGCTTCCGGGCGGAACTGAGCTGA
- a CDS encoding glycoside hydrolase family 16 protein, translated as MSETSGTSPAGGRRRRSVRRALVAAIGTLGLAAAAAVAGVAPADASAPTPPSGWTQVFLDDFNGSAGSGVNTANWQYDTGTSYPGGAANWGTGEVETMTNSTSNVALDGNGNLQITPRRDSSGRWTSGRIETNRTDFQPPAGGKLRVQARIQMPNVTGAAAKGYWPAFWALGAPYRGNYQNWPGVGELDIMENVQGLNTVWSTFHCGTNPGGPCNETTGVGNSVACPGSSCQSAFHTYAMEWDRSTSVEEIRFYVDGVNLHTVRANQFDATTWNNATKHGYFLILNVAMGGGFPGAFGGGPYADTDPGHPMTVDYVQVLQSGSGGGTTPPPTGNRDAYGTIQAESFDSQSGLNTETTTDSGGGQNLSYVSNGDWAQYKGVNFGSTPATQFKARVAGGAASGVGGLVEVRLDSRSNAPIGSFALSGTGGWQNWQTVPANISSVTGTHDVYLTFSSGQPADFVNVNWFSFAH; from the coding sequence ATGAGTGAAACCTCCGGCACCTCCCCGGCCGGCGGCAGACGCCGGCGTTCTGTCCGGCGGGCGCTGGTCGCCGCCATAGGCACGCTGGGGCTCGCGGCCGCGGCCGCGGTGGCCGGTGTCGCGCCCGCCGACGCGTCGGCCCCGACGCCGCCGTCCGGCTGGACCCAGGTGTTCCTGGACGACTTCAACGGCTCGGCCGGCTCCGGCGTGAACACCGCCAACTGGCAGTACGACACCGGGACTTCTTATCCGGGCGGCGCCGCCAACTGGGGCACCGGCGAGGTCGAGACGATGACCAACAGCACCAGCAACGTCGCGCTCGACGGCAACGGCAACCTCCAGATCACCCCGCGCCGCGACTCCTCCGGCCGCTGGACCTCGGGCCGTATCGAGACCAACCGCACCGACTTCCAGCCCCCGGCGGGCGGCAAGCTGCGGGTGCAGGCGCGCATCCAGATGCCGAACGTCACGGGCGCGGCGGCCAAGGGCTACTGGCCGGCGTTCTGGGCGCTGGGGGCGCCGTACCGGGGCAACTACCAGAACTGGCCGGGCGTCGGCGAGCTGGACATCATGGAGAACGTCCAGGGCCTGAACACCGTCTGGTCCACGTTCCACTGCGGCACCAACCCCGGGGGCCCGTGCAACGAGACCACCGGCGTGGGCAATTCGGTGGCCTGCCCCGGCAGCAGCTGCCAGTCCGCGTTCCACACCTACGCGATGGAGTGGGACCGCTCGACCTCCGTCGAGGAGATCCGCTTCTACGTCGACGGGGTCAACCTGCACACCGTGCGGGCGAACCAGTTCGACGCCACGACCTGGAACAACGCCACGAAGCACGGCTACTTCCTCATCCTCAACGTGGCGATGGGCGGCGGCTTCCCGGGTGCCTTCGGCGGCGGCCCCTACGCCGACACCGACCCGGGCCACCCGATGACCGTCGACTACGTCCAGGTGCTCCAGTCCGGCAGCGGCGGCGGCACCACTCCCCCGCCCACCGGCAACCGCGACGCCTACGGCACCATCCAGGCCGAGTCCTTCGACAGCCAGTCCGGCCTGAACACGGAGACCACCACGGACTCCGGCGGCGGCCAGAACCTCAGCTACGTCTCCAACGGCGACTGGGCGCAGTACAAGGGCGTCAACTTCGGCTCGACGCCCGCCACCCAGTTCAAGGCCCGCGTCGCCGGCGGGGCGGCGTCCGGGGTGGGCGGCCTGGTCGAGGTACGGCTCGACAGCCGCTCCAACGCCCCCATCGGCAGTTTCGCCCTGTCCGGCACCGGCGGCTGGCAGAACTGGCAGACCGTCCCGGCCAACATCAGCTCCGTCACCGGCACCCACGACGTCTACCTCACCTTCAGCAGCGGCCAGCCGGCCGACTTCGTGAACGTGAACTGGTTCAGCTTCGCGCACTGA
- a CDS encoding HD domain-containing protein: MTVRRHALLIGVGETPEAQRRFASLTDVVTRDLAVMSEQLTESGYGVTTLGPDGERPVDKGAVTSALEAAARRDCEVLLVYFTGHGIHLDGRDYLVPASARAPEPGGRWTDGMRESLLPLDVSRYLTGCRAESVVFVVDACRDDQPDEDAAGFGAATVHAPSRRLALLVGCAKGQRCHYGQEGSHFTHALAEALNPLSPERTVEAVFLRAQAHTTALAHRHGGHQQTPVISAAPHDEGLAGFPELCDGTDIPLRWSEAVRRAEIWSAPVGEEGPDSAMRDRIAEFAHRCAVSVLRDRARFTDPWQDSGLPERVLRRVLPALLPPGQDRSPLEKGLLAGLPFLREAMWARKLSRLAEADPWDLDQDPPDTDGPVQVMRTELRNIHESHPQLLRKARGHQRRGEDAEYRALAAWLAHRWVAEQLAETPDPGGVELAEHLATALLGPELAHKAEQLRWHLAAAVRFLATDPLDPAQYDELLAGSPSTLTTAEGPGAVPWWGLLGQLRVAGLLAADIRLFPDVLPDHVGVADPVVPADVVYNLQQHLGWTREDDGLHLDMVCRHPALHESLVDVTHRADEVLRALSSPRHRQPGALPDGLPGRVTARDLQAARQHNSEDRVYSVPLLRFTLAQDEIRELLMGHQLYGDRSLAVRELYQNAADACRYRAMRWRYLGRSDREPYPWRGEIRITQGRETTADGRLGRAYIECRDNGVGMSRSVLEHTFSRAGRRFAQTRAFGQEQARWLAEDPELRLYPYSRFGIGVLSYFMIADEVSLVTREVRANGTTAGQALVVDISSSSGLFRIRPYSDNDPDPVREGGTRVRLMLCEPEADDEALSVRKVMNHQVRLSEYRLTLEEDGREPLVREPDRLRHPSAEDEPAPAEPLNARGPVWWVSGNGAVLSDGIVTSATPFGYVINLSGAHVPQLSVNRNSMLEWDREWAGEQVRAAADDLPGWEGLEMAWLWQLESQDVGLAGAVAERLAGRGLTLPVYRSAEYQRPEVALDEVGWFPDDKALLPRRFEDGRSPRNQFATAWRRAVLRDQGAGPAANPEGDTYVLPLDLRGHPVPRPGDNALLDNAAGSVRSLVVHALRTRQTVAHVLRALRRFALLTPELRVPAVPPDGTTELDFVPQPVDLDLIDWMTDWAEPGRAERQPAVGALLSIAASRESGIGTLLQRASRYRPFGLAIPHVPDSLLEHRATVRDAELLAGWTEHGAGYSGRGLPAEVLPVHIARIADRLDTTSADVLEQLRHWERYGYRLPTEDQLLPAAPSDKQWELFRTFWEPESGTPDPSLQSLLALAASQETTVEEVLRSVSGLAGPSAGLLPELPQQNDPLPPLARADLKLLTVDGDNGPALRTRSVPLDLLALCYAPGGAFRGLGSDQDFEPWHRFVERVRRLAMFGMEVPEDLEPLRYWVDLSPRDRMAVLVGSLDAAVPWTAATLVYTAGGLGESLRDSHERLTRHAPHLGKQPPVLTAEALSLTPTEADSELLTDILQLDSADTIRADWITLAPLHIAQYALRSLLTIGDVLDRLAPYRALGAPVPELTGEERRLLQQIKPDRYEILALSEGMTGAKPRESPVLTPFEIVAVAARAGRTVREVHARLRCYEPLGIVVDAPEAPDELPLWQDLILLSEGLNGRAPAVSGTLPAERIAALASELDTDDAWVTDRLTLYAPMFGLRVPKDGDAPQPEEEPVP, from the coding sequence ATGACGGTCAGACGACACGCGCTGCTCATCGGCGTCGGTGAAACGCCGGAAGCCCAGCGGAGGTTCGCCTCCCTCACGGACGTGGTGACGAGGGATCTCGCCGTCATGAGCGAGCAGTTGACCGAGTCCGGCTACGGCGTGACGACGCTCGGCCCCGACGGGGAGCGCCCGGTGGACAAGGGCGCCGTCACCTCCGCCCTGGAGGCGGCCGCCCGGCGGGACTGCGAGGTGCTGCTGGTGTACTTCACCGGGCACGGAATCCATCTGGACGGCCGGGACTATCTGGTGCCCGCCAGTGCCCGCGCGCCCGAGCCGGGCGGCCGGTGGACCGACGGCATGCGCGAGTCGCTGCTGCCCCTGGACGTCTCCCGCTATCTGACCGGGTGCCGGGCCGAGTCCGTCGTCTTCGTGGTGGACGCCTGCCGGGACGACCAGCCCGACGAGGACGCGGCCGGCTTCGGCGCGGCCACCGTGCACGCCCCCTCCCGGAGACTGGCGCTGCTCGTCGGCTGCGCCAAGGGCCAGCGGTGCCACTACGGCCAGGAGGGCAGCCACTTCACCCACGCGCTGGCCGAGGCGCTGAACCCGCTCTCCCCGGAGCGCACGGTGGAGGCGGTGTTCCTCCGCGCCCAGGCCCACACCACCGCCCTGGCCCACCGGCACGGCGGCCACCAGCAGACACCGGTGATCAGTGCGGCCCCGCACGACGAGGGCCTCGCGGGCTTCCCGGAGCTGTGCGACGGCACGGACATCCCGCTGCGCTGGTCCGAGGCCGTACGGAGGGCGGAGATCTGGAGCGCGCCGGTGGGCGAGGAGGGGCCGGACTCCGCGATGCGCGACCGGATCGCCGAGTTCGCGCACCGGTGTGCCGTGTCCGTGCTCCGGGACCGCGCCCGCTTCACCGACCCCTGGCAGGACTCCGGTCTGCCCGAGCGCGTACTGCGCCGGGTCCTGCCCGCCTTGCTCCCGCCCGGCCAGGACCGGTCGCCGCTGGAGAAGGGGCTGCTGGCGGGGCTGCCCTTCCTGCGGGAGGCGATGTGGGCACGCAAGCTGAGCCGGCTCGCCGAGGCGGACCCATGGGACCTGGACCAGGACCCCCCGGACACCGACGGCCCGGTGCAGGTGATGCGCACCGAGCTGCGCAATATCCACGAGAGCCACCCGCAGCTGCTGCGCAAGGCCCGGGGACACCAGCGGCGCGGCGAGGACGCGGAGTACCGGGCGCTCGCCGCCTGGCTGGCGCACCGCTGGGTCGCGGAGCAGCTGGCCGAGACGCCCGATCCGGGCGGGGTGGAACTCGCCGAACACCTGGCCACGGCCCTGCTCGGCCCCGAGCTGGCGCACAAGGCCGAACAGCTCCGCTGGCATCTGGCGGCCGCGGTGCGCTTCCTCGCCACCGACCCGCTGGACCCCGCCCAGTACGACGAGCTGCTGGCCGGCTCGCCGTCCACCCTGACGACGGCCGAGGGCCCCGGCGCCGTCCCCTGGTGGGGCCTGCTCGGTCAGCTACGGGTCGCCGGACTGCTCGCCGCCGACATACGGCTGTTCCCCGATGTGCTCCCCGACCATGTGGGCGTCGCGGACCCCGTCGTGCCCGCCGATGTGGTGTACAACCTCCAGCAGCACCTGGGGTGGACCCGCGAGGACGACGGGCTGCACCTCGACATGGTGTGCCGCCACCCCGCTCTGCACGAAAGCCTGGTGGACGTCACACACCGCGCCGACGAAGTGCTGCGGGCCCTGTCCTCCCCACGGCACCGGCAGCCAGGTGCCCTGCCGGACGGGCTGCCGGGCCGGGTGACCGCCCGCGATCTCCAGGCCGCGCGGCAGCACAACTCCGAGGACCGCGTCTACAGCGTCCCGCTGCTCCGCTTCACCCTGGCGCAGGACGAGATCCGCGAACTCCTCATGGGCCACCAGTTGTACGGGGACCGCTCGCTGGCGGTGCGGGAGCTGTACCAGAACGCCGCCGACGCCTGCCGGTACCGGGCGATGCGCTGGCGGTACCTCGGCCGCAGCGACCGCGAGCCGTACCCGTGGCGGGGCGAGATCCGGATCACCCAGGGCCGGGAGACCACGGCGGACGGACGGCTCGGCCGGGCCTACATCGAGTGCCGGGACAACGGTGTCGGGATGAGCCGGTCCGTCCTGGAGCACACCTTCAGCCGGGCCGGCCGCCGCTTCGCGCAGACCCGCGCCTTCGGCCAGGAACAGGCCCGCTGGCTGGCCGAGGACCCGGAGCTGCGGCTCTACCCGTACAGCCGGTTCGGGATCGGCGTGCTCAGCTACTTCATGATCGCCGACGAGGTGTCCCTGGTGACCCGCGAGGTCCGCGCGAACGGCACCACGGCCGGGCAGGCGCTGGTCGTCGACATCTCCAGCAGCAGCGGCCTGTTCCGCATCCGCCCCTACAGCGACAACGACCCCGACCCCGTGCGGGAGGGCGGCACCCGGGTCCGGCTGATGCTCTGCGAGCCCGAGGCGGACGACGAGGCGCTCTCCGTCCGCAAGGTGATGAACCATCAGGTGCGGCTCAGCGAGTACCGGCTGACGCTGGAGGAGGACGGCCGGGAACCGCTCGTCCGCGAGCCCGACCGACTGCGCCACCCTTCCGCCGAGGACGAGCCCGCCCCGGCCGAACCGCTGAACGCGCGCGGGCCGGTCTGGTGGGTGTCGGGCAACGGCGCGGTGCTCTCGGACGGCATCGTCACCTCCGCGACGCCCTTCGGCTATGTCATCAACCTCTCCGGCGCCCACGTCCCCCAGCTCAGCGTCAACCGCAACAGCATGCTGGAGTGGGACCGCGAGTGGGCCGGGGAACAGGTCCGCGCCGCCGCCGACGATCTGCCGGGCTGGGAGGGGCTGGAGATGGCGTGGCTGTGGCAGCTGGAGAGCCAGGACGTCGGGCTGGCGGGGGCGGTCGCGGAGCGGCTGGCCGGCCGGGGGCTGACGCTGCCCGTGTACCGGTCGGCCGAGTATCAGCGGCCCGAGGTGGCGCTCGACGAGGTGGGCTGGTTCCCGGACGACAAGGCGTTGCTGCCGCGCCGCTTCGAGGACGGCAGGAGCCCCAGGAACCAGTTCGCGACGGCGTGGCGCCGAGCCGTGCTGCGGGACCAGGGAGCCGGACCGGCCGCGAATCCGGAGGGGGACACCTACGTCCTGCCGCTGGACCTGCGCGGCCACCCGGTCCCCCGCCCCGGCGACAACGCCCTGCTGGACAACGCGGCCGGTTCGGTCCGCAGCCTCGTGGTGCACGCCCTGCGCACCAGGCAGACGGTGGCACACGTGCTGCGTGCCCTGCGCCGGTTCGCCCTGCTGACGCCCGAGCTGCGGGTGCCGGCGGTCCCGCCCGACGGCACCACCGAGCTGGACTTCGTTCCCCAGCCGGTGGACCTCGATCTGATCGACTGGATGACCGACTGGGCCGAGCCCGGCCGGGCCGAGCGGCAACCCGCCGTGGGGGCTCTGCTCTCCATCGCGGCGTCCAGGGAATCGGGCATCGGGACCCTGTTGCAACGCGCCTCCCGCTACCGGCCGTTCGGCCTCGCGATCCCCCACGTGCCCGACTCGCTGCTGGAACACCGTGCCACGGTCCGGGACGCCGAGTTGCTGGCGGGCTGGACGGAGCACGGGGCCGGCTACTCCGGCCGGGGGCTGCCCGCCGAGGTGCTTCCCGTGCACATCGCCCGCATCGCCGACCGGCTGGACACGACGAGCGCCGATGTGCTGGAGCAGCTGCGGCACTGGGAGCGGTACGGGTACCGGCTGCCCACCGAGGACCAGTTGCTCCCGGCCGCGCCCAGCGACAAGCAGTGGGAACTCTTCCGTACCTTCTGGGAGCCGGAGAGCGGAACGCCCGATCCGAGTCTCCAGTCCCTGCTGGCGCTGGCGGCGAGCCAGGAGACCACGGTGGAGGAAGTGCTGCGCTCCGTCAGCGGTCTCGCCGGACCGTCCGCCGGCCTGCTGCCCGAACTCCCGCAGCAGAACGACCCGTTGCCGCCGCTCGCCCGCGCGGATCTGAAACTGCTCACCGTCGACGGGGACAACGGGCCCGCCCTGCGCACCCGTTCGGTGCCGCTGGACCTGCTGGCACTGTGCTACGCGCCCGGCGGGGCGTTCCGCGGCCTCGGTTCCGATCAGGACTTCGAACCGTGGCACCGCTTCGTCGAGCGCGTGCGACGGCTGGCCATGTTCGGCATGGAGGTGCCCGAGGACCTGGAGCCGCTGCGGTACTGGGTCGACCTCTCCCCGCGTGACCGGATGGCCGTGCTCGTCGGCAGCCTGGACGCGGCCGTACCGTGGACGGCGGCCACGCTGGTCTACACGGCGGGCGGGCTCGGGGAGTCGCTCCGGGACAGTCATGAGCGGCTCACCAGGCACGCGCCCCACCTCGGCAAGCAGCCGCCCGTGCTGACCGCGGAGGCTCTGTCGCTCACCCCCACCGAGGCCGACTCCGAGCTGCTCACCGACATCCTCCAGCTCGACAGCGCCGACACCATCCGGGCCGACTGGATCACTCTGGCCCCGCTCCACATCGCCCAGTACGCGCTCCGCTCCCTCCTGACCATCGGCGACGTACTGGACCGCCTCGCCCCCTACCGCGCACTCGGCGCTCCGGTACCGGAGCTGACCGGGGAGGAGCGCCGGCTCCTCCAGCAGATCAAGCCGGACCGGTACGAGATCCTCGCCCTCTCCGAAGGCATGACCGGCGCGAAGCCCCGCGAGTCCCCCGTCCTCACCCCCTTCGAGATCGTCGCCGTGGCCGCCCGCGCCGGCCGCACCGTCCGCGAGGTCCACGCCCGCCTCCGCTGCTACGAACCGCTCGGCATCGTGGTCGACGCCCCCGAGGCGCCGGACGAACTCCCGCTGTGGCAGGACCTCATCCTGCTCAGCGAGGGGCTGAACGGCCGCGCCCCCGCCGTCTCCGGCACCCTGCCGGCGGAGCGGATCGCCGCCCTGGCGAGCGAACTCGACACCGACGACGCCTGGGTCACGGACCGGCTCACCCTGTACGCACCGATGTTCGGCCTGCGCGTCCCCAAGGACGGCGACGCACCACAGCCGGAGGAGGAGCCCGTCCCATGA
- the tkt gene encoding transketolase, whose product MSTQTPESFEWTDLDRRAVDTARLLAADAVQKVGNGHPGTAMSLAPAAYTIFQKVMKHDPADPEWTGRDRFVLSPGHTSLTLYTQLFLAGYELELDDLKAFRTQGSKTPGHPEYGHTAGVETTTGPLGQGAANAVGMAMAARYERGLFDPEAPEGTSPFDHTIWAIVSDGDLEEGVSSEASSLAGHQKLGNLVFLYDDNHISIEGDTATALSEDVLKRYEAYGWHTQRIEPTADGDVDVPALHAALEAAKAETGRPSIIAMRTIIAWPAPTAQNTEASHGSALGDEEIAATKRVLGFDPEQTFEVSDEVLRHARRALDRGAEAHAAWDKKIAEWRTAQPERAELFDRVSKGELPEGWQDALPTFEEGKSVATRAASGKILQALGPVLPELWGGSADLAGSNNTTIDKTSSFLPKGNPLPEANPYGRTVHFGIREFSMAAEMNGIALHGNTRIYGGTFLVFSDYMRNAVRMSALMQLPVTYVWTHDSIGLGEDGPTHQPVEHLASLRAIPGLNVVRPADANETAIAWAEILKRHASDPAPHGLALTRQGVPTYAPNEDAAKGGYVLADSSTEVPEVIIMATGSEVQLAMAARDALEAEGTGTRVVSMPCVEWFDQQPAAYRESVLPAAVKARVSVEAGIGLTWYRYVGDAGRIVSLEHFGASADANALFAEYGFTPENVATAARASLAAARA is encoded by the coding sequence ATGAGCACGCAGACACCCGAGAGCTTCGAGTGGACCGATCTCGACCGCCGCGCCGTCGACACGGCCCGCCTTCTCGCGGCCGATGCGGTGCAGAAGGTCGGCAACGGCCACCCCGGCACCGCGATGAGCCTCGCGCCTGCCGCGTACACGATCTTTCAGAAGGTGATGAAGCACGACCCGGCCGACCCCGAGTGGACTGGCCGTGACCGCTTCGTCCTCTCCCCCGGTCACACCTCGCTGACCCTCTACACCCAGCTGTTCCTCGCCGGGTACGAGCTGGAGCTGGACGACCTCAAGGCGTTCCGCACCCAGGGGTCCAAGACCCCCGGCCACCCGGAGTACGGCCACACGGCCGGTGTGGAGACCACCACCGGCCCGCTCGGCCAGGGTGCCGCCAACGCGGTGGGCATGGCGATGGCCGCCCGCTACGAGCGCGGTCTCTTCGACCCGGAGGCCCCCGAGGGCACCTCCCCCTTCGACCACACCATCTGGGCGATCGTCTCCGACGGCGACCTGGAGGAGGGCGTCTCCTCCGAGGCGTCCTCGCTGGCCGGCCACCAGAAGCTCGGCAACCTCGTCTTCCTCTACGACGACAACCACATCTCCATCGAGGGCGACACCGCGACCGCGCTGTCCGAGGACGTCCTCAAGCGGTACGAGGCGTACGGCTGGCACACCCAGCGCATCGAGCCGACCGCCGACGGCGACGTGGACGTCCCCGCGCTGCACGCCGCGCTGGAGGCCGCCAAGGCCGAGACCGGCCGCCCCTCCATCATCGCCATGCGCACGATCATCGCCTGGCCCGCGCCGACCGCGCAGAACACCGAGGCGTCCCACGGCTCCGCCCTGGGCGACGAGGAGATCGCGGCCACCAAGCGCGTCCTCGGCTTCGACCCGGAGCAGACCTTCGAGGTCTCCGACGAGGTCCTGCGCCACGCCCGCCGCGCCCTGGACCGGGGTGCCGAGGCGCACGCCGCCTGGGACAAGAAGATCGCCGAGTGGCGCACCGCCCAGCCCGAGCGCGCCGAGCTGTTCGACCGCGTCTCCAAGGGCGAGCTGCCCGAGGGCTGGCAGGACGCGCTCCCCACGTTCGAGGAGGGCAAGTCCGTCGCCACCCGCGCCGCGTCCGGCAAGATCCTCCAGGCGCTCGGCCCGGTGCTGCCGGAGCTGTGGGGCGGCTCGGCCGACCTCGCCGGCTCCAACAACACCACGATCGACAAGACCAGCTCCTTCCTCCCGAAGGGCAACCCGCTGCCCGAGGCGAACCCGTACGGCCGTACCGTCCACTTCGGTATCCGTGAGTTCTCCATGGCCGCGGAGATGAACGGCATCGCGCTGCACGGCAACACCCGCATCTACGGCGGCACCTTCCTGGTGTTCTCCGACTACATGCGCAACGCCGTCCGTATGTCGGCCCTGATGCAGCTCCCGGTCACCTATGTGTGGACCCACGACTCCATCGGCCTCGGCGAGGACGGCCCGACCCACCAGCCGGTCGAGCACCTGGCCTCGCTGCGCGCGATCCCGGGCCTGAACGTGGTCCGCCCGGCGGACGCCAACGAGACCGCGATCGCCTGGGCCGAGATCCTGAAGCGGCACGCCAGCGACCCGGCCCCGCACGGTCTCGCCCTCACCCGTCAGGGCGTACCGACGTACGCTCCGAACGAGGACGCGGCCAAGGGCGGCTACGTGCTCGCCGACTCCTCGACCGAGGTCCCGGAGGTGATCATCATGGCGACCGGCTCCGAGGTGCAGCTCGCCATGGCCGCCCGGGACGCCCTGGAGGCCGAGGGCACCGGCACGCGCGTGGTGTCCATGCCGTGCGTGGAGTGGTTCGACCAGCAGCCGGCCGCCTACCGCGAGAGCGTCCTGCCGGCCGCCGTGAAGGCCCGCGTCTCCGTCGAGGCGGGCATCGGCCTCACCTGGTACCGCTATGTGGGTGATGCCGGCCGCATCGTCTCTCTGGAGCACTTCGGCGCCTCCGCCGACGCGAACGCCCTGTTCGCCGAGTACGGCTTCACCCCCGAGAACGTCGCCACGGCCGCCCGCGCCTCGCTGGCCGCCGCGCGCGCCTGA
- the tal gene encoding transaldolase, which yields MSTVTEAISTPGALKRLADEGVSVWLDDLSRKRITSGDLAALVTDGGVVGVTTNPSIFQAAIGSGEGYEEQLTDLAVRGVTVDEAVRMMTTADVRDAADVLRGVYDATEGRDGRVSIEVDPRLAHDTVATVAEAKQLFWLVDRPNVMIKIPATEAGLPAITEVIGLGISVNVTLIFSLERYRAVMDAYLAGLEKAKERGLDLSTIHSVASFFVSRVDSEIDKRLTAIGTDEALGLKGRAALANARLAYEAYEDVFSSARWQALTSAAANKQRPLWASTGVKDPAYKDTLYVDELVAPGTVNTMPEGTLKATADHGDITGDTVTGRYEQARADLAAVEKLGISYDEVVQQLEDEAVAKFEAAWLELLGAVTESLTSKGVDA from the coding sequence ATGAGCACTGTGACTGAAGCAATCAGCACCCCCGGAGCCCTCAAGCGTCTCGCCGACGAGGGCGTGTCGGTGTGGCTGGACGACCTGTCGCGCAAGCGGATCACCTCGGGCGACCTGGCCGCTCTCGTGACGGACGGCGGCGTCGTCGGCGTCACCACCAACCCCTCGATCTTCCAGGCCGCCATCGGCTCCGGCGAGGGTTACGAGGAGCAGCTCACCGACCTCGCGGTGCGCGGTGTCACGGTCGACGAGGCCGTGCGGATGATGACGACCGCCGACGTGCGGGACGCGGCCGACGTGCTGCGCGGGGTGTACGACGCCACCGAGGGCCGCGACGGCCGGGTCTCCATCGAGGTCGACCCTCGTCTGGCCCACGACACGGTCGCCACGGTGGCCGAGGCCAAGCAGCTGTTCTGGCTGGTCGACCGCCCCAACGTGATGATCAAGATCCCGGCCACCGAGGCGGGCCTCCCGGCGATCACCGAGGTCATCGGCCTGGGCATCAGCGTCAACGTGACCCTGATCTTCTCCCTGGAGCGCTACCGCGCCGTCATGGACGCCTACCTGGCGGGCCTGGAGAAGGCCAAGGAGCGCGGCCTCGACCTGTCCACGATCCACTCGGTGGCGTCCTTCTTCGTGTCCCGCGTGGACTCCGAGATCGACAAGCGCCTGACCGCGATCGGCACCGACGAGGCCCTCGGCCTGAAGGGCCGCGCGGCCCTCGCCAACGCCCGTCTGGCCTACGAGGCGTACGAGGATGTCTTCTCCTCCGCCCGCTGGCAGGCCCTCACCTCCGCCGCCGCCAACAAGCAGCGCCCGCTGTGGGCCTCCACCGGCGTGAAGGACCCGGCGTACAAGGACACCCTGTACGTGGACGAGCTGGTCGCCCCCGGCACCGTCAACACCATGCCCGAGGGCACGCTCAAGGCCACCGCCGACCACGGTGACATCACCGGCGACACGGTGACCGGCCGCTACGAGCAGGCCCGCGCCGACCTCGCCGCCGTGGAGAAGCTGGGCATCTCCTACGACGAGGTCGTCCAGCAGCTCGAGGACGAGGCCGTCGCCAAGTTCGAGGCGGCCTGGCTGGAGCTGCTGGGCGCCGTGACCGAGTCCCTGACGAGCAAGGGAGTGGACGCGTAA